In Candidatus Cloacimonadota bacterium, a genomic segment contains:
- the lptC gene encoding LPS export ABC transporter periplasmic protein LptC — translation MKKFCWILSRFWKIVRTHFQSLSLSKRGENRNSNLSSSPKFLFFVKEWIGEFGKPKIFYFLTIIVFISFLVSCTFSEESFSGKKDSKLPDEEADSVKIISMTKDIIDYELEATHIDRFYKKKLTLADSIFITTFNPDGSIKSTLSSDKAEMDEAKNILTAIDNVIVKSENGIMKTPFLIWNKNTDEFYAKNGVTLIREDNVLQGQEMKTDGNLERIEIIKVSAEGKIDESEIDW, via the coding sequence ATGAAAAAGTTTTGTTGGATTTTATCTCGTTTTTGGAAAATAGTTAGAACTCACTTCCAATCCCTCTCTTTGTCAAAGAGAGGGGAGAACAGGAATTCGAATCTATCGAGTTCACCCAAGTTTCTCTTCTTTGTTAAAGAGTGGATAGGGGAGTTTGGTAAACCTAAAATTTTCTACTTTCTAACAATTATCGTATTCATCTCTTTCCTGGTTTCCTGCACTTTTTCCGAAGAAAGTTTTTCCGGGAAAAAAGATTCCAAATTACCGGATGAAGAAGCTGATTCCGTGAAGATCATTTCCATGACAAAAGATATTATTGATTACGAATTAGAAGCAACTCATATCGATAGGTTTTATAAAAAGAAACTAACTCTTGCTGATTCAATATTTATCACGACCTTTAATCCTGATGGTTCAATTAAATCGACATTATCAAGTGATAAAGCAGAAATGGATGAAGCGAAAAATATTCTGACCGCAATCGATAATGTTATCGTAAAAAGTGAAAATGGGATAATGAAGACTCCCTTCCTAATCTGGAATAAAAATACGGACGAATTTTATGCCAAAAATGGTGTTACTTTGATCAGAGAAGATAATGTTTTGCAAGGTCAGGAAATGAAAACCGACGGAAATCTGGAAAGGATCGAGATCATAAAAGTTTCTGCTGAAGGCAAGATTGATGAGAGTGAGATTGACTGGTAA